The Patescibacteria group bacterium DNA segment GAAGATCAGTATGACTATAGCGTTGAACCGCCGAGAAAAATATACCCTGTGAATACTAAAAAAGAGCCGATATCTTTTTGGGGCAAAGCAAGACAAATGATCAATGGTGCAACAAAAAAAATTAAATCTTGGTTCAGTGCTTCTGGAGAGCAGCCGGAGCAAAAAGCGGTTAATAATATATTAAGTAAAAAAGTAGTAGCTGAGCCGGCCGATGATTTTACTGAGAAAGAATCGAGGAGAATAAAAATCGCTGCAGTCAAAGAGAAAAGGATTTCCGGTGAAACAAAAAATATCATCAAGGCTTTTGAAAGTGAAAATTGGCAGCGAGTAATCGATTTACTGCCCAGTTCTCAGGAGGCTTTGCGTCGTTTTGGTGATAAATTAGACGTACGTTCAAAGCTCTATTATGATTTGAAAAGTAACGGAATCAATCCGACCGACGAAGTAGAGATTGCTAAATATCTTTATCGACAAGCATGGGAAAATTTAGATCAAGAAAATAATAAAAAAAAGCAGTATTTAGAAAAAGAATGGATTCAATTTGCTGATGCTATAAAAGGAGAAAGATATAAAGCCGCTTTAGAAATGTTGCCTTATTTGCAGGAAATAATTGAGCAAAAAGTTAAAGACAAGGATCGTAATATGATAAAGATGCTAGAGACTCAAAAGATCAAAGCGGACGATTATACTACTGTTGGTTTACGGTTACGCAGAGAACTAGAGCAGAGGATGAAACATGCTAGGAAAAAATCGGAAAAAAAAGATGATATAAAAATAGCCGCCTAAATAAAGGTATAATATAAAACAACCCTGCAATTACGGGGTTGTTTTATATTTCTAGGCATCTATTTTTTTATTTCATTTACTATCGCGGCAAAAACTTTTGGATGTTCGGCGGCTAATTGGGCTAATATTTTACGATCAATGATAATTTTATTTTTGTTCAACGCGCCGATAAATTTACTGTAAGACAGGTTAAATTCTTTTAACCCGGCGCTGATCCGTTGATTCCATAAAGCTCGCATGTCGCGTTTTTTTGTTTTTCGTCCGACGTAGGAATGAGCGCCGGCTTTAACCGAGGCAGTTC contains these protein-coding regions:
- the rplT gene encoding 50S ribosomal protein L20, which encodes MPRVKRAILHLKKRRTLRKRTKGFIAGRKSSMRLGRTASVKAGAHSYVGRKTKKRDMRALWNQRISAGLKEFNLSYSKFIGALNKNKIIIDRKILAQLAAEHPKVFAAIVNEIKK